Within Novosphingobium resinovorum, the genomic segment CACCGGCACGCGCAACACGTCGAGGCCGCGATCGGCCTCCGGGTCGAGCACGACAATGGCGTCGCTGAGCGTCCCGGTGGTGGTGGTGCCTACAGGGGCGCTTTCCTGCGGGGTCAACTTCAACAGGTCGTCCGGCGGATCGCTGCCGAGGCTGACGCAGCCGGCGACGGAGAAAGCGGCGACAGCTGCGAGCAGCCCGCAAGCCAGCCTTTTCGTATAGTGGCGGTTCATCGCGATACCCCTCACGGCTTATAGTCGGGCAGTTTCTGCCCCTTGAGCAGCGCTCCGGCGCCCTGCTCGTCGATCTTCTCGGTCAGGCTGCGCAGCGCCTTGCTGGTGGCGCGCAGATCGCGGATCGCGCTCTCGGCGGCGGGCAGGGTCTGCTCGGACACCTGATCCAGGGCGGGTTGCGCGTGAGCCATCGTCTTGTCGAGCTGGTCCATCGACTTCTGCGCCGAAGCCAGCGTCTTGCGCAGCTGGTCGGCCAGCGAACTGCCCTCGTCGCCCAGCAGGTTGTCAGCCTTGTGCGCCACGCCTTCAAACGCGGCGAGGGTGCGCGTCGCCTGCTGCAGGGAGCCCTGCAGTTCGCTCATCGTCGCGCGCAGCTGTGGTGTCGCCTGCGACAGGTCCTTGGTCATCTTGTCGGTATTGGCGAGGATGCCGGTGATCGACTTGCGGTTTTCCGCGCTCATCAGCTGGTTGAGGTTCTCGGTCAGCGTGGCGAGGCGTTCCATCAGCAGCGGCGCGTTGGTCAGCAGCTCACCGAAGCCGCCGCGCTTGGTCGGGATGACCGGCACACCTTCCGGCCCCGGCTCGGTCAGCAGCGGCGCGCCCTTGACGGCGCCTTCCAGCTGGATGTCGGAAACGCCGGTGAAGCTGCCCTGGATGGTCGCGGTGGTGCCCACGGTGATCGGCACCTTCTCATCGACCTTGACGCGCACGCGCACGAAGCTGGGATCCTGCGGCCACAGCTCGATCTGCGTGACCTGCCCCGAAGGCACGCCCGCATAGCCGACTTCCGACCCCTTGGCCAAGCCGTCGACCGACTGCTTGAAGAAGATGTCGTATTCGTTCTGGGCGCCTTCGTTGAGCCGCGCGATCCAGATGACGAACGCCGCGAGCGCCGCCAGCAGGACGAGCGTGACGACTCCGACCCAGACGTGATTGGCTTTGGTTTCCATCGCCTGCGCCCCTATGCCTCCGACTTCTTGCTGTCCGTGTCGGACGGCGAACTAGCTTGAACCGCCTCGGCGGCCCCATGTTCCGATTTCATGTGTTCCGGCAATGCCTGTTCGGACATCGGCGGATCGTCCTTCGCGGCAAGCGCCGCACGACCACGCGGGCCGTTGAAGTATTCCTGAATCCACGGATGGTCGAGCGCCAGCAGTTCCGGGATCGTCCCCACCGCGATGACCTTCTTGTCGGCCAGCACCGCCACGCGGTCGCAGATGGCGTAGAGCGTGTCGAGATCGTGGGTGATGAGGAAGACGGTGAGCCCCAGCGTTTCCTTCAGCTCGCGCGTCAGGCTGTCGAAGGCGGCAGCGCCGATCGGGTCGAGGCCCGCGGTCGGCTCGTCGAGGAACAGCAGTTCGGGATCGAGCGCGAGCGCACGGGCAAGCCCGGCGCGCTTCTTCATGCCGCCCGAAAGCTCGCTCGGGAACTTGAACGCGGCGTTTTCCGGGAGCCCCGAAAGGCGCACCTTGAAGCGGGCGATCTCGGCCCGCAAGCTGTCGGTGATCTCGGGAAAGAACTGCTTGAGCGGGACTTCGACGTTCTCGCCCACGGTCAGGGTCGAGAACAGCGCGCCGCCCTGGAACAGCACACCCCAGCGCGAGCGCAAGTCGATATCCTCGTCCTCGGTCGCCTCGCCCATCTTGTGGCCGAGCACGGTGATGCTGCCCTCGGCCGGCTGCTGCAGCCCGATGATCGAGCGCATCAGCACCGACTTGCCGGTGCCCGAACCGCCGACGACGCCCAGGATCTCGCCCTTGCGGACCTTGAGGTCGAGGTCCTCGTGGATCACGTGCTCACCGAAGGCGCTGCGCAGCCCTTCGACGAGGATCGGGTACTCGCCCTGATAATCGTCCGAGAGGTCCGTCATGCCCAACCGATTTTCGTGAAGAAGATGGCGAAGAAGGCGTCGAGCACGATCACCGTGAAGATCGCGGTGACCACCGCCTGCGTCGTGCGCGCGCCGACTTCCTCGGCGTTGGCGGTCACCTGCATGCCCTGGTAGCACCCCGCGAGCGCCACGATCAGCGCGAAGACCGGCGCCTTGATGAGGCCGATGTAGACGTCGGTGATCGGCACCACTTCCTGCGTGCGCTGCAGGAAAGTCCAGAACGGAATGTCGAGCGCAAGGCCGCCGATCGTCGCGCCGCCGATGATCGCAAGGACCGAGCTGTAAAAGCCCAGCAGCGGCATCATCAGCATCGAGGCGAGCACGCGCGGCACCACCAGCGCCTGCACCGGCGAAACGCCGATGGTGCGCATCGCGTCCACTTCTTCGGTCAGCTTCATCGTGCCGATCTGCGCGGCGAAGGCCGATCCCGAACGACCCGCGACCATGATCGAGGTCATCAGGATGCCCAGTTCGCGCATCGACAGGCGGCCGGTCAGGTTGATCGTATAGAACTCCGCGCCGAACTGCGCGAGCTGCACCGCGCCCTGCTGCGCGATGACGATGCCGATGAGGAAGCTCATCAGCCCGATGATCCACAGCGAGTTGATGCCCACATACTGCATGTGGAACACCAGCGCCGTGCCGCGCAGCTTCGACGGGCGGCGTATCACCGCGCCGAGGGCGAGGATCAGTTCGCCCAGGAAGTCGAGCACTTTGACGATGCCCCGCCCCCAGTTCGCCATCAGATCGCCGAGTTCGTC encodes:
- a CDS encoding MlaD family protein; translation: METKANHVWVGVVTLVLLAALAAFVIWIARLNEGAQNEYDIFFKQSVDGLAKGSEVGYAGVPSGQVTQIELWPQDPSFVRVRVKVDEKVPITVGTTATIQGSFTGVSDIQLEGAVKGAPLLTEPGPEGVPVIPTKRGGFGELLTNAPLLMERLATLTENLNQLMSAENRKSITGILANTDKMTKDLSQATPQLRATMSELQGSLQQATRTLAAFEGVAHKADNLLGDEGSSLADQLRKTLASAQKSMDQLDKTMAHAQPALDQVSEQTLPAAESAIRDLRATSKALRSLTEKIDEQGAGALLKGQKLPDYKP
- a CDS encoding ABC transporter ATP-binding protein, with the translated sequence MTDLSDDYQGEYPILVEGLRSAFGEHVIHEDLDLKVRKGEILGVVGGSGTGKSVLMRSIIGLQQPAEGSITVLGHKMGEATEDEDIDLRSRWGVLFQGGALFSTLTVGENVEVPLKQFFPEITDSLRAEIARFKVRLSGLPENAAFKFPSELSGGMKKRAGLARALALDPELLFLDEPTAGLDPIGAAAFDSLTRELKETLGLTVFLITHDLDTLYAICDRVAVLADKKVIAVGTIPELLALDHPWIQEYFNGPRGRAALAAKDDPPMSEQALPEHMKSEHGAAEAVQASSPSDTDSKKSEA
- a CDS encoding ABC transporter permease, with protein sequence MREWAEFTLSENDQGADHVLALKGPLCVHSLGNLDAKLHGLSGNFTRVDMSGVTDIDTTGAWLVTHYANQRGLEITGENEQARRLFAAIGNMHEHEAEPEPKLSFITRQLDELGDLMANWGRGIVKVLDFLGELILALGAVIRRPSKLRGTALVFHMQYVGINSLWIIGLMSFLIGIVIAQQGAVQLAQFGAEFYTINLTGRLSMRELGILMTSIMVAGRSGSAFAAQIGTMKLTEEVDAMRTIGVSPVQALVVPRVLASMLMMPLLGFYSSVLAIIGGATIGGLALDIPFWTFLQRTQEVVPITDVYIGLIKAPVFALIVALAGCYQGMQVTANAEEVGARTTQAVVTAIFTVIVLDAFFAIFFTKIGWA